One window from the genome of Eucalyptus grandis isolate ANBG69807.140 chromosome 7, ASM1654582v1, whole genome shotgun sequence encodes:
- the LOC120296137 gene encoding RING-H2 finger protein ATL18-like produces the protein MYCLVYAQSGVSTAMLIFYTCMWLPLMQLRIAVSRVLAFVFCKYQPQESSCSFQLPVGRFQDLQKSGGEEEKEDGDHEKTCSICLVDYEGEHLVSKLHRCGHVFHMDCIERWLERSQFTCPLQEACV, from the coding sequence ATGTATTGCCTAGTGTATGCACAATCTGGTGTCTCCACAGCTATGTTGATCTTCTACACCTGCATGTGGCTTCCCCTTATGCAGCTGAGGATAGCCGTCTCAAGAGTCCTCGCCTTCGTCTTTTGCAAGTATCAACCGCAGGAGAGCTCCTGCAGTTTCCAGCTCCCAGTGGGTAGGTTTCAAGATTTGCAGAAATCTGGtggagaagaggagaaagaagatggTGACCATGAAAAGACTTGCTCCATCTGCTTGGTGGATTACGAGGGAGAGCACTTGGTGAGCAAGCTCCATAGATGCGGCCATGTTTTCCACATGGACTGCATTGAGAGGTGGCTGGAGAGGTCGCAGTTTACCTGCCCTCTGCAGGAAGCTTGTGTTTGA